From Flavobacterium alkalisoli, the proteins below share one genomic window:
- a CDS encoding murein L,D-transpeptidase catalytic domain-containing protein produces the protein MTAKLYLLFFLSVFSCSGTKKEEPKETEKDYSAIHAEALTFCKEKGFSEDYYFLVDMSVHSGKNRFFVYSFKDTIVTDKNLVTHGSCDKFDDNPYKYQTAKFSNRADSHCSSKGKYKVGKRDYSSWGINVKYWLHGLEESNNNAVDRVVVLHSWDAVSNREIHPQYSPLSWGCPAVSDIFMKKLDEKLKQTTKPVLLWIVE, from the coding sequence ATGACTGCCAAATTATACCTGTTATTTTTTCTTTCTGTTTTTAGTTGTTCAGGAACTAAAAAAGAAGAGCCTAAAGAAACTGAAAAAGACTATTCTGCCATACATGCCGAAGCACTTACCTTTTGTAAAGAAAAAGGTTTTAGCGAAGATTACTATTTCTTAGTAGATATGAGTGTGCACTCTGGTAAGAACCGCTTTTTTGTATATAGTTTTAAAGATACTATTGTAACCGACAAGAATCTGGTTACACATGGCAGCTGCGATAAGTTTGATGATAACCCGTATAAATACCAAACAGCCAAATTCAGTAACAGGGCCGATAGCCATTGTTCTTCTAAAGGGAAATACAAAGTTGGTAAACGCGACTACAGTTCCTGGGGTATAAACGTAAAATACTGGCTGCACGGACTGGAAGAAAGCAATAACAATGCAGTAGACAGGGTAGTGGTATTACACTCTTGGGATGCCGTGTCAAACAGGGAAATCCATCCGCAATATAGTCCGCTTAGTTGGGGCTGCCCTGCGGTGTCAGATATTTTTATGAAGAAACTGGACGAAAAACTGAAACAGACAACCAAGCCTGTTTTGTTATGGATTGTAGAATAA
- a CDS encoding alpha/beta hydrolase family protein has protein sequence MKKLITLITLCISSVLFAQDITGTWNGLLKVPGTTVRLVINITKTETGYSATMDSPDQGAKGIPVTTISFENNTLAFAIPAGKLEYKGTWENNIIKGTYKQNGYEIPLDLGRDEIKIEKPKRPQEPQPPYGYYTEDVTFKNENAGITLAGTLTLPKKEGNYPAVVLISGSGPQDRNSELLDHKPFLVLADYLTKNGIAVLRFDDRGVGESQGVFATSTSADFSTDAEAAFNYLKSRPEINKNKIGLIGHSEGGMIAPMVAARNNSVAFLVLMAGPGISGDEILMKQNYLINKAGGMPEEELQKLGSVNRKLYDVILKESDMDAIKSGLSQIYNTEMKPLFLEKGIPQEQIDQYSQMQIAELTSPWFLYFIRYNPASNLEKVQCPVLAINGSKDLQVPPQEDLAGIKNATTKGGNKKVTTKELPNLNHLFQECTTGEVSEYETIEQTIAPVALNEISTWIKQQVK, from the coding sequence ATGAAAAAACTTATTACCCTCATCACGCTATGCATTTCTTCTGTACTATTTGCTCAGGATATTACAGGCACTTGGAACGGATTATTAAAAGTACCGGGCACAACAGTTCGCCTTGTTATTAATATTACAAAAACAGAAACCGGCTATTCGGCTACTATGGATAGCCCAGATCAGGGAGCAAAAGGGATTCCCGTTACAACAATCAGTTTTGAAAACAATACCCTCGCTTTTGCTATCCCTGCAGGAAAACTGGAATACAAAGGCACTTGGGAAAACAATATTATAAAAGGCACCTATAAGCAAAACGGATATGAAATTCCGCTTGACTTAGGCAGAGATGAAATTAAAATAGAAAAACCAAAAAGACCACAAGAGCCGCAACCTCCCTATGGTTACTATACAGAAGATGTAACTTTTAAAAACGAAAACGCAGGAATAACCCTTGCCGGAACGCTTACACTTCCTAAAAAAGAAGGCAACTACCCGGCTGTAGTACTTATAAGCGGGAGTGGCCCTCAGGACAGAAACTCTGAGCTACTGGATCATAAACCGTTTTTAGTCCTTGCAGATTATTTAACCAAAAACGGCATTGCTGTACTTCGTTTTGATGACAGAGGTGTTGGTGAATCGCAAGGTGTTTTTGCTACCTCTACTTCTGCCGATTTTTCTACCGATGCCGAAGCCGCATTTAACTATCTTAAGTCAAGACCCGAAATAAACAAAAACAAGATTGGACTTATAGGCCACAGTGAAGGTGGCATGATAGCCCCAATGGTTGCAGCCAGAAACAACAGCGTTGCTTTCCTTGTCCTAATGGCAGGCCCCGGAATATCAGGCGATGAAATTTTAATGAAGCAAAACTACCTTATAAACAAGGCAGGTGGTATGCCCGAAGAAGAGCTTCAAAAACTGGGTTCTGTAAACAGAAAGTTATATGATGTGATTTTAAAGGAATCCGACATGGATGCTATAAAATCAGGACTATCTCAAATTTACAATACCGAGATGAAACCTTTATTCCTTGAAAAAGGAATTCCTCAGGAACAGATAGACCAATACTCACAAATGCAGATTGCAGAGCTTACCTCTCCGTGGTTCCTGTATTTTATAAGATACAACCCTGCTTCAAATCTTGAAAAAGTACAATGCCCTGTACTGGCAATTAACGGAAGTAAAGACCTTCAGGTGCCTCCTCAGGAAGATCTTGCAGGTATAAAAAACGCAACAACTAAAGGCGGAAACAAAAAGGTTACAACCAAAGAACTGCCTAACCTAAACCACCTGTTCCAGGAATGCACAACAGGAGAAGTATCAGAATATGAAACCATAGAACAGACTATTGCTCCGGTTGCCTTAAACGAAATATCGACCTGGATTAAGCAACAGGTAAAATAA
- a CDS encoding EamA family transporter, with product MGKNILKGVFLVGLGATSYGMLATMVKLSYKEGYTTAEVTSSQILLGIVGMFLINYFQKKRNGDTQVKATNKDKLHLIIAGTSTGFTSVFYYLSVIYIPVSMGIVLLMQTVWMGVVLESLLTKTLPSARKIVAVIIVLIGTAMATNLLNTNEIPDWRGIVLGLLAAAAFTATMFASNRIAVHLSSSKRSLYFLYGGAVIVLTYTAFTWTGNYNIDIFIKYGLVLALFGTIIPPLLLNTGFPLTGIGLGSIVSSLELPVSVTMAFVLLHEKVTAVQWTGIALIIAAVVIMNIGNRNKSGKYEYI from the coding sequence ATGGGCAAGAATATATTAAAAGGCGTTTTTTTAGTTGGCTTGGGTGCTACGAGCTACGGTATGCTGGCCACTATGGTAAAGCTTTCCTATAAAGAAGGTTATACCACTGCCGAAGTAACCTCATCCCAAATACTTTTAGGCATAGTTGGCATGTTTCTTATTAACTATTTTCAGAAGAAAAGAAACGGGGACACACAAGTAAAAGCTACAAACAAAGACAAACTTCATCTTATAATAGCCGGTACATCAACAGGATTTACAAGTGTATTTTATTACCTGTCGGTAATATACATACCTGTTTCTATGGGAATTGTGTTACTTATGCAAACCGTATGGATGGGCGTAGTACTGGAATCCCTTCTTACCAAAACCCTGCCTTCTGCCAGAAAGATAGTAGCCGTTATCATTGTCCTTATAGGCACAGCTATGGCAACTAATTTGCTCAACACAAACGAGATCCCCGACTGGCGGGGTATTGTATTAGGTCTGCTTGCGGCAGCTGCCTTTACGGCAACAATGTTTGCTTCTAATAGAATAGCAGTGCATCTCTCCTCTTCAAAAAGAAGCCTTTACTTTTTATATGGTGGCGCAGTAATAGTGCTTACTTATACCGCATTTACCTGGACAGGAAATTATAACATAGACATCTTTATTAAATATGGGTTGGTTCTGGCTTTATTCGGTACAATTATCCCGCCACTGTTATTAAACACAGGTTTCCCTTTAACCGGTATTGGGCTGGGTAGTATAGTTTCTTCGTTGGAACTTCCGGTGTCAGTAACTATGGCTTTTGTACTCCTGCATGAAAAAGTAACTGCTGTACAATGGACCGGCATAGCCCTTATAATTGCTGCCGTTGTAATAATGAATATTGGCAACCGGAACAAATCCGGCAAATATGAGTATATTTGA
- a CDS encoding DUF4369 domain-containing protein yields MKKTILALFAALTLFACNEDKKADTNLHITGNIRGFKQGTLYIKKLQDTSYITLDSITIKGNSNFKSDLNIDSPQMLYLILDRGQTNSMDDKLAFFAEPGNMTINSNIEGFYSRAKITGSENQKIYEEFLQHRKRYIDIDLDLTQKSIEAIQNNNLKQIDSISEKKEQLLKRRYLITANFVINHSDHEVGPYIALSEIHDINIKYLDTMQKSMTPKVAESHYGKILTELLEDRKKDEAAEVK; encoded by the coding sequence ATGAAAAAAACTATTCTGGCCCTGTTTGCCGCCTTAACACTTTTCGCTTGTAACGAAGATAAAAAAGCCGATACAAACCTGCACATTACAGGCAACATTAGAGGCTTTAAACAGGGTACACTCTATATAAAGAAACTCCAGGACACTTCTTATATTACCCTGGACAGTATAACAATTAAGGGCAATTCGAACTTTAAAAGCGATTTAAACATCGATTCGCCTCAAATGCTATACCTTATACTGGACAGAGGCCAAACAAACTCTATGGACGATAAACTAGCGTTTTTTGCCGAACCGGGTAATATGACTATCAATTCAAATATTGAAGGTTTCTATTCCAGAGCAAAAATTACGGGATCGGAAAACCAAAAGATATATGAAGAATTCCTTCAGCACAGAAAACGTTATATAGATATTGACCTTGACCTTACCCAAAAAAGTATTGAGGCAATTCAAAATAACAACCTAAAGCAAATAGACAGCATCAGCGAAAAGAAAGAGCAGCTTTTAAAGCGCAGATATCTAATTACTGCCAATTTTGTCATCAATCATTCAGATCACGAAGTAGGCCCATATATTGCCCTTTCTGAAATTCATGATATTAATATCAAATATCTGGACACGATGCAAAAAAGCATGACTCCTAAAGTAGCCGAATCGCACTACGGAAAAATATTGACCGAACTTTTAGAGGACAGAAAAAAAGATGAGGCCGCAGAAGTGAAGTAA
- a CDS encoding DUF6051 family protein, which translates to MPFPLTQKFKKEINASFEETMRKAAAFLG; encoded by the coding sequence GTGCCTTTCCCGTTAACCCAAAAGTTTAAGAAAGAGATTAATGCCTCGTTTGAAGAAACCATGAGAAAGGCTGCTGCTTTTTTAGGGTGA
- a CDS encoding DUF2089 family protein, producing the protein MTPKLPITCPSCSSSLNVSQLACPSCSTTVSGNFPLPVLLRLSQEEQDFILQFFLTSGSLKEMASQMGISYPTVRNRLDDLISKIKQLQNQE; encoded by the coding sequence ATGACACCTAAACTGCCCATTACATGCCCCAGCTGTTCGTCATCGCTAAATGTTTCCCAACTGGCCTGCCCCTCGTGCAGCACTACTGTTAGCGGCAACTTTCCTTTACCTGTATTACTGCGGCTTAGTCAGGAAGAACAGGATTTTATACTACAGTTCTTTTTAACCAGTGGCAGCCTTAAGGAAATGGCTTCACAAATGGGAATAAGCTACCCTACGGTAAGAAACAGGCTTGACGATCTTATCAGTAAAATAAAACAACTGCAAAACCAGGAATAA
- a CDS encoding DUF2721 domain-containing protein encodes MNLSLETPALLFSATSLILLAYTNRFLTIATIVRGLKKNYDENETKSILLEIQNLNKRLTLIRHMQMYGVLSLFFSVFAMALLFVGSNIWGTYIFGLSLLLLLASLAVSFWEISISVKALRVHLSDLIEKAKKG; translated from the coding sequence ATGAATCTTTCCCTTGAAACCCCGGCTCTTTTATTTTCGGCAACATCATTAATCCTGCTTGCTTACACAAACAGATTCCTTACCATTGCTACTATAGTTCGCGGGTTAAAGAAAAACTACGACGAAAACGAAACAAAAAGTATATTACTGGAAATACAAAACCTCAACAAAAGACTGACCTTAATACGCCACATGCAGATGTACGGAGTATTAAGTCTGTTCTTTTCGGTATTTGCAATGGCATTATTATTTGTAGGCAGTAACATTTGGGGCACTTATATTTTCGGGTTAAGCCTGCTGCTGCTGTTAGCATCACTTGCTGTTTCCTTTTGGGAAATAAGCATATCGGTAAAAGCATTAAGGGTACACCTTAGCGATTTAATTGAAAAAGCGAAGAAAGGATAA
- a CDS encoding M61 family metallopeptidase, with protein sequence MRTIIKTIALALSVCSVATAQKHEDVQVAINLKNVTNDKVQVTVTAPKLDDKTTTFYIPKIVPGTYSSDNYGKFIDDFKAYDKKGRELKVEHPDENSWKIADANKLEKVTYWVNDTYDIEGTGVHDIFSPAGTNITANDNFVLNTHGFVGYFEGKSELPYVLTISHPASLWASTSFIDEDASNETDVFKSPRYPDVVDHPIMYSKPDYTTFTVDGMEILISVYSPNGKIKAADITPDMETMMRAQKRFLGAINSTKKYSVLIYLTNMEKPDARGFGALEHTTSTTVVMPEMMPLDQLISTLKDVVSHEFFHIVTPLSIHSNEIHYFNYNTPKMSEHLWMYEGVTEYFANLFQVNQGLITEDEFYARMADKIAQSKQFSETMNFTKMSKNILESPYKDSYYNVYLKGALIAMCIDIQIRENTNGEKGILDLMRNLSAEYGSNKPFNDDDLFTDIAKLTSPKVEEFLKVYVSGNTPIPYEEYLAKMGVTQAIVEKKGTPFLKNEEIPYVTINSEKQIVLLPAEGNAFMDTLGLKTGDIITTVNGTAYNLDNIYDLIMTSMSWKDGEDITLKIKREGKEQDIKGKVVLPTEQVEGYHASIESKTKLKEAWLKG encoded by the coding sequence ATGAGAACAATTATTAAAACAATTGCACTCGCTTTATCTGTATGCAGTGTTGCAACAGCCCAAAAGCATGAGGATGTACAGGTTGCTATAAACCTGAAAAATGTTACTAACGACAAAGTACAGGTTACTGTTACCGCTCCAAAACTGGACGATAAAACCACTACTTTCTACATTCCGAAAATTGTACCAGGAACTTATTCCAGCGACAATTACGGTAAGTTTATAGATGACTTTAAGGCTTATGACAAAAAAGGACGTGAGCTTAAGGTTGAACATCCTGATGAAAACTCATGGAAAATAGCCGATGCCAATAAACTTGAAAAAGTTACTTACTGGGTAAACGACACTTATGATATTGAAGGAACAGGTGTTCATGATATATTCTCTCCGGCAGGAACAAACATTACTGCAAACGATAACTTTGTACTAAACACTCACGGATTTGTAGGTTACTTTGAAGGCAAAAGCGAATTGCCTTATGTACTTACCATATCACACCCTGCCAGTTTATGGGCTTCCACTTCTTTTATAGACGAGGATGCAAGCAATGAGACAGATGTATTTAAATCGCCGAGATACCCGGATGTGGTAGATCATCCTATAATGTACTCTAAGCCTGACTATACTACCTTCACGGTAGATGGCATGGAAATTCTTATAAGCGTATATTCTCCTAACGGAAAGATAAAAGCCGCCGATATAACTCCGGATATGGAAACCATGATGCGTGCTCAAAAACGCTTTTTAGGAGCTATAAACAGTACTAAGAAATATAGTGTACTGATTTATCTAACCAATATGGAAAAGCCGGATGCAAGAGGTTTTGGAGCGTTAGAGCACACTACATCAACCACTGTAGTTATGCCTGAGATGATGCCTCTTGACCAGCTTATATCAACCCTGAAAGATGTGGTATCTCACGAATTCTTTCATATTGTAACTCCGCTAAGCATACACTCAAACGAAATTCATTACTTCAATTACAACACCCCTAAAATGTCTGAACACTTATGGATGTATGAAGGTGTAACCGAATATTTTGCCAATCTGTTCCAGGTAAATCAGGGACTTATAACCGAAGACGAGTTTTATGCCCGCATGGCCGATAAGATTGCGCAGTCTAAGCAGTTTAGTGAAACAATGAATTTCACTAAAATGAGTAAAAACATACTTGAGTCTCCTTACAAAGACTCTTACTACAACGTATATCTTAAAGGTGCACTTATTGCTATGTGTATTGACATACAAATAAGAGAAAATACCAATGGTGAAAAAGGGATTTTAGACCTTATGAGAAACCTTTCGGCAGAATACGGAAGCAACAAACCGTTTAATGACGATGATTTATTTACCGATATAGCTAAGCTTACTTCGCCAAAGGTAGAAGAATTTTTAAAGGTTTATGTAAGTGGCAACACCCCTATTCCTTATGAGGAGTATCTGGCAAAAATGGGTGTAACCCAAGCTATTGTTGAAAAGAAAGGAACACCATTCCTTAAAAACGAGGAAATACCTTATGTAACCATAAACAGCGAGAAGCAAATTGTGCTTCTTCCGGCAGAAGGCAATGCCTTTATGGATACTCTGGGGCTTAAAACAGGAGACATTATAACAACAGTTAACGGAACAGCTTATAACCTTGATAATATTTACGATCTTATCATGACAAGCATGAGCTGGAAAGATGGTGAAGATATTACACTAAAAATTAAGCGCGAAGGCAAGGAACAGGATATAAAAGGTAAAGTTGTATTACCTACAGAACAGGTTGAAGGTTACCATGCATCAATTGAAAGTAAAACCAAATTAAAGGAGGCCTGGTTAAAAGGTTAA
- the idi gene encoding isopentenyl-diphosphate Delta-isomerase, with amino-acid sequence MTEEKVILVNEKDEQIGLMPKMEAHEKALLHRAFSVFVLNSKNEIMLQQRAADKYHSPLLWTNTTCSHQREGETNIEAGNRRLMEEMGIKTELKELFSFIYKAPFDNGLTEHELDHVMIGYYNDEPNINREEAESWKWMSIDDVKEDMKANPEVYTVWFRIIFEEFYHYLEDHKLPQ; translated from the coding sequence ATGACAGAAGAAAAAGTAATACTTGTAAACGAAAAAGACGAACAGATAGGACTGATGCCAAAAATGGAAGCTCATGAAAAAGCTTTATTACACAGGGCATTCTCCGTTTTTGTATTGAACTCTAAAAACGAAATAATGCTGCAGCAAAGGGCAGCAGATAAATACCACTCCCCATTATTGTGGACAAATACCACCTGCAGCCATCAGCGTGAGGGTGAAACTAATATTGAGGCCGGTAACCGCAGGCTTATGGAGGAGATGGGGATTAAAACCGAACTTAAAGAGCTGTTTTCATTTATCTATAAGGCTCCTTTTGATAACGGACTTACAGAACATGAACTGGATCATGTAATGATAGGCTATTATAATGATGAGCCGAATATAAACAGGGAAGAAGCCGAAAGCTGGAAGTGGATGAGTATTGATGATGTTAAGGAAGATATGAAGGCTAATCCCGAGGTATATACAGTTTGGTTCAGGATTATATTTGAGGAGTTTTATCATTATCTTGAAGATCATAAATTACCGCAATAA
- a CDS encoding DoxX family protein, whose protein sequence is MNLPWHLYVMAALYILAGLNHFRAPKMYTKIIPPLFPAPKTLNVLAGLAEIVLGVLLCFPPTTSYAALGIMALLIAIFPANMYMYLNDNVSLGLSKTVRLIRLPLQIVLLYWAYYYV, encoded by the coding sequence ATGAATTTACCCTGGCATTTATACGTAATGGCTGCATTGTATATCCTTGCAGGGCTTAACCATTTTAGGGCACCAAAAATGTACACTAAAATTATACCGCCGCTTTTTCCTGCTCCAAAAACATTAAATGTATTAGCCGGACTTGCCGAAATAGTTTTAGGTGTATTATTATGTTTTCCTCCTACAACATCATATGCAGCACTAGGTATAATGGCATTACTTATAGCCATCTTTCCTGCAAATATGTATATGTACCTTAATGATAATGTTTCGTTAGGATTATCTAAAACAGTAAGGTTAATAAGGTTACCGCTACAAATTGTACTGTTATACTGGGCTTATTACTATGTTTAA
- a CDS encoding 6-pyruvoyl trahydropterin synthase family protein produces the protein MRVTVSRKAHFNAAHRLYRKDWSEEQNDTVFGKCNNPNFHGHNYELIVSVTGEIDPQTGYVIDIKVLKDIITEEVEEPFDHKNLNLDVPEFKDLNPTAENIVVVIWNRIRRRIDSQMDLEVVLYETPRNFVTYKGI, from the coding sequence ATGAGAGTTACTGTTAGCAGAAAAGCACATTTTAATGCCGCACACCGCCTTTATCGTAAAGACTGGAGTGAAGAGCAGAATGATACTGTTTTCGGGAAATGTAATAACCCTAATTTTCATGGGCATAACTATGAGCTTATAGTTAGTGTTACAGGGGAAATAGATCCGCAAACAGGTTATGTGATAGATATCAAAGTGCTGAAGGATATTATTACAGAAGAGGTTGAGGAGCCTTTTGATCATAAGAACCTTAATCTTGATGTGCCGGAATTTAAAGATCTTAACCCAACTGCCGAAAATATAGTGGTAGTGATATGGAACAGGATAAGAAGGCGTATCGACTCTCAAATGGACCTTGAGGTAGTGTTATATGAAACCCCAAGGAATTTTGTAACTTACAAAGGCATCTAA
- a CDS encoding DUF2805 domain-containing protein: MKKSNHELGKEAIDRIVTLAQEERKPFEEIKKEFGLSEKEVTEIMKKRLQADNFELWKKKVAAKKPKLKPQNFSDLEDDDLDSKYYFKNKF; encoded by the coding sequence ATGAAAAAGAGTAACCACGAACTTGGCAAAGAAGCTATAGACAGAATAGTAACTTTGGCTCAGGAAGAAAGGAAGCCTTTCGAGGAGATTAAAAAAGAATTTGGCTTATCCGAGAAGGAAGTAACCGAAATTATGAAAAAGAGACTGCAGGCTGATAACTTTGAACTGTGGAAGAAAAAAGTAGCTGCTAAAAAACCAAAGCTTAAGCCACAAAACTTCAGTGATTTGGAAGATGATGATTTGGATTCGAAGTATTACTTTAAGAACAAATTTTAA
- a CDS encoding type I phosphomannose isomerase catalytic subunit has product MIMELYPLVFEPILKDRIWGGTKLKTDLGKNIPTQTTGESWELSAVPGDVSVVREGAYKGKPLSELLEQFPQEILGRKIHDQFGTQFPLLFKFLDAREDLSIQVHPNDELAKQRHNSFGKTEMWYVMQADEGARIIVGFKHKSSPDEYLEHLNNKNLIEILNEVEVKKGDVFFLETGTIHAIGAGIVIAEIQQTSDITYRIYDWDRVDANGNSRELHVEQALDAMNYNTTDTQKQYTQTLNTGNVMVDCPYFTTSYFPLNGTASVDKDGSSFTVYICTEGEYSFKTDGKSYSFTKGDTILVPAALKAFELSGEATLLEICIS; this is encoded by the coding sequence ATTATAATGGAATTATATCCGCTGGTTTTTGAACCAATTTTAAAAGACAGGATTTGGGGAGGTACCAAACTCAAAACCGATTTAGGTAAAAACATACCTACACAAACAACAGGAGAAAGCTGGGAGCTTTCTGCCGTACCCGGAGACGTTAGTGTTGTTAGGGAAGGAGCTTATAAGGGCAAACCCTTAAGCGAACTTCTGGAACAGTTCCCTCAGGAAATTCTTGGAAGGAAAATACACGATCAGTTTGGGACACAGTTTCCTTTACTGTTTAAGTTTCTGGATGCAAGGGAAGATCTTTCCATACAGGTTCATCCTAATGACGAATTGGCTAAACAGAGACATAACTCTTTTGGTAAAACCGAAATGTGGTATGTAATGCAGGCTGATGAAGGAGCTAGGATAATTGTAGGATTTAAACACAAATCAAGCCCGGATGAGTATTTGGAGCACCTTAATAATAAAAACCTTATTGAGATTCTTAATGAGGTTGAGGTTAAAAAAGGTGATGTGTTTTTCCTTGAAACAGGTACTATACATGCTATAGGTGCAGGGATTGTTATTGCCGAAATACAGCAGACATCTGATATTACCTATCGTATTTATGACTGGGACAGGGTAGATGCTAATGGTAATTCAAGAGAATTGCACGTTGAGCAGGCTCTTGATGCCATGAACTATAATACTACCGATACACAAAAGCAGTACACACAAACACTTAATACAGGAAATGTAATGGTAGACTGCCCTTATTTTACCACAAGTTACTTTCCTTTAAACGGAACGGCTTCTGTTGATAAGGATGGCAGCAGCTTTACTGTTTATATATGTACTGAAGGAGAATATAGCTTTAAAACTGATGGTAAAAGCTATTCGTTTACAAAGGGCGATACCATATTAGTGCCTGCTGCATTAAAAGCATTTGAGCTTAGCGGAGAAGCTACGTTGCTAGAAATATGTATTTCTTAA